A single window of Streptomyces sudanensis DNA harbors:
- a CDS encoding NAD(P)/FAD-dependent oxidoreductase codes for MATRQHLRIVIIGGGSAGISVAARLRRAGERDIGVLDPSERHYYQPLWTLVGGGRAPLKESVRPQRSVMPKGVRWIRRAAVAVDPEAQEVTLDDGGVVSYDHLVVCPGIQLDWDRVPGLEDGLGKDGLSSNYLPHTAPETWRFIRRTRSGSAVFSAPAGAIKCGGAPQKIAYLAADYWREQGLLGRIDVHLVIPAAGIFAVPEFARVLEDVVRRYGIHVHYGSEVTEVRPEAREVIVTDLGTGTKKALPYDMAHLVPPQSAPDWIKRGPLAAAGDPAGYVEIDKHTMRHVRYPNVWALGDAGSSPNSKTGAAVRKQAPVVAENLLATMNGREPTAAYDGYSSCPLTTARDKMLLAEFDYSGRPAPSIPLVDTVRERTDMWYLKRYGLPFLYWNLMLRGLA; via the coding sequence GTGGCGACCAGACAGCATCTCCGGATCGTGATCATCGGCGGCGGGTCCGCGGGCATCTCGGTCGCGGCCCGGCTCCGCCGCGCCGGAGAACGGGACATCGGCGTGCTCGATCCGAGCGAACGCCACTACTACCAGCCGCTGTGGACGCTGGTCGGCGGCGGCCGGGCACCGCTGAAGGAGAGCGTCCGCCCGCAGCGGTCCGTCATGCCCAAGGGCGTGCGGTGGATCCGCCGTGCCGCGGTCGCCGTCGACCCCGAGGCCCAGGAGGTGACGCTGGACGACGGCGGCGTCGTCTCCTACGACCACCTCGTCGTCTGCCCCGGCATCCAGCTCGACTGGGACCGCGTGCCGGGCCTGGAGGACGGACTCGGCAAGGACGGCCTGTCCAGCAACTACCTGCCCCACACCGCCCCCGAGACCTGGCGCTTCATCCGCCGGACCCGTTCGGGCAGCGCGGTGTTCAGCGCGCCGGCGGGCGCCATCAAGTGCGGCGGCGCCCCGCAGAAGATCGCCTACCTCGCCGCCGACTACTGGCGCGAGCAGGGCCTCCTCGGCAGGATCGACGTCCACCTCGTCATCCCCGCGGCCGGCATCTTCGCCGTCCCGGAGTTCGCACGGGTGCTGGAGGACGTGGTCCGCCGGTACGGCATCCACGTCCACTACGGCAGCGAGGTCACCGAGGTGCGGCCCGAGGCCCGCGAGGTGATCGTCACCGACCTCGGCACCGGGACCAAGAAGGCCCTGCCGTACGACATGGCCCACCTCGTACCGCCGCAGAGCGCCCCGGACTGGATCAAGCGCGGTCCGCTCGCCGCGGCCGGCGACCCGGCCGGCTACGTCGAGATCGACAAGCACACGATGCGGCACGTCAGGTACCCCAACGTCTGGGCCCTCGGCGACGCCGGGTCGTCCCCGAACTCCAAGACCGGCGCCGCCGTGCGCAAGCAGGCCCCCGTGGTCGCCGAGAACCTCCTGGCCACGATGAACGGCCGGGAGCCCACCGCCGCGTACGACGGCTACTCCTCGTGCCCGCTGACCACCGCCCGCGACAAGATGCTGCTCGCCGAGTTCGACTACAGCGGACGGCCCGCCCCGTCGATCCCGCTGGTCGACACCGTCCGCGAACGCACCGACATGTGGTACCTCAAGCGGTACGGCCTGCCGTTCCTCTACTGGAACCTCATGCTCCGCGGGCTCGCCTGA
- a CDS encoding NAD-dependent protein deacetylase, giving the protein MRMRPTLSWTPTEDLPPGTTDLEPVAAALGSGGVLVLSGAGISTESGIPDYRGEGGSLSRHTPMTYQDFTGSARARRRYWARSHLGWRTFGRARPNAGHRAVAAFGRHGLLLGVITQNVDGLHQAAGSEDVVELHGSLGRVVCLSCGDLVPRRELARRLEEANAGFAPVAAGINPDGDADLTDEQVGDFHVVPCALCGGVLKPDVVFFGEAVPPRRVEHCRELVRAASALLVLGSSLTVMSGLRFVRQAAQEGKPVLIVNRDPTRGDRHALTRVALPLGEALTATADRLGIPLDGRETA; this is encoded by the coding sequence ATGCGCATGCGCCCCACCCTGAGCTGGACCCCCACCGAGGACCTGCCGCCGGGCACCACGGACCTGGAGCCGGTCGCCGCGGCCCTGGGCTCCGGCGGCGTACTGGTGCTGAGCGGGGCGGGCATCTCCACGGAGTCGGGCATCCCCGACTACCGGGGCGAGGGCGGGAGCCTGAGCCGGCACACCCCGATGACCTACCAGGACTTCACCGGCAGCGCCCGGGCCCGGCGCCGGTACTGGGCGCGCAGCCACCTCGGGTGGCGCACCTTCGGCCGGGCCCGGCCGAACGCCGGACACCGCGCCGTGGCCGCGTTCGGACGGCACGGGCTGCTCCTGGGCGTGATCACCCAGAACGTCGACGGCCTGCACCAGGCCGCCGGCAGCGAGGACGTCGTGGAGCTCCACGGGAGCCTGGGCCGGGTCGTCTGCCTCTCCTGCGGCGACCTCGTCCCGCGCCGCGAACTCGCCCGGCGGCTGGAGGAGGCCAACGCGGGCTTCGCGCCGGTGGCCGCCGGGATCAACCCGGACGGCGACGCCGACCTCACCGACGAGCAGGTCGGGGACTTCCACGTGGTGCCCTGCGCGCTCTGCGGCGGGGTCCTCAAACCGGACGTGGTGTTCTTCGGGGAGGCCGTTCCGCCGCGGCGGGTGGAGCACTGCCGCGAGCTGGTCCGCGCGGCGTCCGCCCTGCTGGTCCTGGGGTCCTCGCTGACGGTGATGTCCGGGCTCCGGTTCGTCCGCCAGGCGGCCCAGGAGGGGAAGCCGGTGCTGATCGTCAACCGGGATCCCACACGGGGCGACCGGCACGCCCTCACCCGCGTCGCGCTCCCCCTGGGGGAGGCCCTCACCGCCACGGCCGACCGCCTGGGCATTCCCCTGGACGGCCGGGAGACGGCCTGA
- a CDS encoding class I SAM-dependent methyltransferase encodes MASPVNRDRALSFDTVAAQYAAARPGYPPALFDAVEEFAGRPLAGADVLDCGAGTGIATRQLRGRGARAVALEPGAGMAAQLRRTGPEIPLVRGEGDRLPFAADSFDVIAYAQSWHWTDPSRSVPEALRVLRPHGLLALWWNQIDLRVPWVAQEQDRLAPFAHGFPPTVAESFAPFPVRVSTREFTWSRRISVDEHIRNLETHSHFVVMDPVRRAELLDADRAALERLFPGGELDEPYRCGLTAVRPLP; translated from the coding sequence ATGGCATCCCCCGTGAACCGAGACCGGGCCCTGTCCTTCGACACCGTCGCGGCGCAGTACGCCGCCGCCCGCCCGGGCTATCCGCCGGCCCTCTTCGACGCCGTGGAGGAGTTCGCCGGCCGTCCGCTGGCCGGCGCCGACGTGCTGGACTGCGGCGCCGGCACCGGAATCGCCACCCGGCAGCTGCGCGGGCGCGGTGCCCGCGCCGTCGCCCTGGAGCCGGGCGCCGGCATGGCCGCGCAGCTGCGCCGGACCGGACCGGAGATCCCGCTGGTGCGGGGCGAGGGGGACCGCCTGCCCTTCGCCGCGGACAGCTTCGACGTGATCGCCTACGCCCAGTCCTGGCACTGGACCGACCCGTCCCGCTCCGTCCCGGAGGCCCTGCGGGTGCTGCGGCCGCACGGCCTGCTGGCCCTGTGGTGGAACCAGATCGACCTCCGCGTCCCGTGGGTCGCGCAGGAGCAGGACCGCCTGGCGCCCTTCGCCCACGGCTTCCCGCCCACCGTGGCCGAGTCCTTCGCCCCGTTCCCGGTCCGGGTGTCCACCCGCGAGTTCACCTGGTCGCGCCGGATCTCCGTCGACGAGCACATCCGCAACCTCGAAACGCACTCGCACTTCGTCGTCATGGACCCCGTCCGGCGGGCCGAACTCCTGGACGCCGACCGCGCCGCCCTGGAGCGGCTCTTCCCCGGCGGCGAACTCGACGAGCCGTACCGGTGCGGCCTGACCGCCGTACGCCCCCTGCCCTGA
- a CDS encoding 2'-5' RNA ligase family protein has product MHSVELLPDGATERAVRDVWDRLLRAGLPSQAAHRHPTNRPHLTLATAEVLEPGTRARLEEALAALPLPLVLRGTVRFTGRIHVLAWAVRRDEALLRVHEEVWRALSGAPAAGRLNPLHDPACWNPHVTLGRGRGAVWPVADDELLRGAPGGPPGVLTGRWVAARTYDSATRTTAPLGPHG; this is encoded by the coding sequence GTGCACAGTGTGGAACTGCTGCCCGACGGCGCCACCGAGCGGGCCGTACGCGACGTGTGGGACCGCCTGCTGAGGGCGGGGCTGCCCAGCCAGGCCGCGCACCGGCACCCGACGAACCGCCCGCACCTCACCCTCGCCACGGCGGAGGTCCTGGAGCCCGGGACGCGCGCACGGCTGGAGGAGGCGCTCGCGGCCCTGCCGCTCCCGCTGGTCCTCCGGGGGACGGTGCGGTTCACCGGCCGGATCCACGTGCTGGCCTGGGCCGTCCGGAGGGACGAGGCCCTGCTGCGCGTACACGAAGAGGTGTGGCGGGCCCTGTCCGGCGCACCGGCGGCAGGGCGGCTCAACCCCCTTCACGACCCCGCGTGCTGGAACCCGCACGTCACCCTCGGCCGCGGCCGGGGCGCCGTCTGGCCCGTCGCGGACGACGAGTTGCTCCGGGGCGCGCCCGGCGGGCCGCCGGGTGTCCTGACGGGCCGGTGGGTCGCCGCCCGCACCTACGACTCGGCGACCCGTACGACCGCCCCTCTGGGCCCGCACGGGTGA
- a CDS encoding VOC family protein translates to MDQQLNMVTLGVHDLEASRRFYTRGLGWTPLLDLDEVVFYQVGRGMALALFPLADLGADIGHPAVAGTPFTLARNLGSPAEVDAAVRRARAAGATVLKEPQRAAFGGYHGYFADPDGHRWEVCHNPGWSVADDGTVRLAAVDPADTGD, encoded by the coding sequence ATGGACCAGCAGCTGAACATGGTGACCCTGGGGGTCCACGACCTGGAGGCCAGTCGACGGTTCTACACCCGCGGCCTGGGCTGGACACCCCTCCTCGACCTGGACGAAGTCGTCTTCTACCAGGTCGGCAGGGGGATGGCCCTGGCGCTCTTCCCCCTGGCCGACCTGGGGGCCGACATCGGGCACCCGGCGGTGGCCGGCACCCCGTTCACCCTCGCACGGAACCTCGGCTCGCCCGCCGAGGTGGACGCGGCCGTGCGGCGGGCCCGTGCGGCGGGCGCGACCGTCCTCAAGGAACCGCAGCGCGCCGCGTTCGGCGGCTACCACGGCTACTTCGCGGACCCCGACGGCCACCGCTGGGAGGTGTGCCACAACCCCGGCTGGTCGGTCGCGGACGACGGCACGGTGAGACTGGCGGCCGTCGATCCGGCCGACACCGGGGACTGA